In the uncultured Methanobacterium sp. genome, one interval contains:
- the larC gene encoding nickel insertion protein — MINVDDLPTEGLPYVIERTMEKGAKNIHVLNGITKKGRVEYIFLVEVSKKNLETVSASLALELGTLGMKVLHTDHITLPFEIISRKVTVETKNSQFETEVQVKYLKNDKDQIISLKAEYENIKKIVLILESKGIEISLSKLKTIIEAEAYKKVLNEENIVIRVN, encoded by the coding sequence ATGATTAATGTTGACGATTTGCCCACCGAAGGCTTACCATATGTGATTGAACGAACTATGGAGAAAGGAGCTAAAAATATACACGTCCTAAATGGAATTACTAAAAAAGGACGTGTAGAATATATTTTTTTGGTCGAAGTTAGTAAAAAAAATTTAGAAACTGTTTCAGCATCACTTGCACTGGAATTAGGTACACTGGGAATGAAAGTCCTCCACACGGATCATATCACTCTCCCTTTCGAAATAATTTCCCGAAAAGTAACAGTTGAAACAAAAAATAGTCAATTTGAAACTGAAGTGCAAGTTAAATACCTAAAAAATGATAAAGATCAGATCATATCCTTAAAAGCAGAATATGAGAACATTAAAAAAATCGTGTTGATCCTTGAATCTAAGGGGATAGAAATTTCATTGTCAAAATTAAAGACTATAATTGAAGCAGAAGCTTATAAAAAGGTTCTTAATGAAGAAAATATAGTGATAAGAGTTAATTGA
- the acs gene encoding acetate--CoA ligase — MVKSGNNSNNEKKVFKPNYMLVEEAHVKNWEAEIEKGKDIEKYWAEKAEQFEWFQKWDKVLDESQKPFYKWFTNGKINLAYNAVDRWIHTDKRNQVAILYANERGDEKKLTYYELYREVNKMANALKNLGVEKGDTVSMYMPMCPELLVSMLACNKIGAVHSVVYSGLSVGAFVERMNDAKAKVLITADGTFRRGKVIDLKKIADEALLKCHTIETTIVVQHAGNPIHMSELSGKEIFYETLLEGEPDECPVEEMDSEDPLFILYTSGSTGKPKAVLHTTAGYMVGVATTLKTVFDIHNGDLWWCTGDIGWITGHSYLMYGPLLLGTTTLVYEGAPDYPDPGIWWKIVEKYGVTKLYTSPTAVRHLMRYGSKYPTFYNLSSLKILGSVGEPMNPAAWMWLYKNIGNEKTPIMDTWWQTETGMHMITPLPVSPLKPGTPTLPFPGVDIDVVDKNGNPVPVGEDGYVVVKKPWPAMFRTLYKDEERFVNVYWKDLPGGFYRAGDMARKDEDGYIWIQGRSDDVLKIAGHRVGTSEVESAFSSHPAVAEAAVIGKSDPIKGQVIKAFVILKEDYKLTTKLISELQRHVRYELGPVAVLGDITQVDKLPKTRSGKIMRRVLRAQEEGKDLGDLSTLEE, encoded by the coding sequence ATGGTAAAAAGCGGTAATAACTCGAATAATGAGAAAAAAGTGTTTAAACCTAATTACATGCTGGTTGAAGAAGCTCACGTCAAAAACTGGGAGGCAGAAATAGAGAAGGGTAAAGACATTGAGAAGTACTGGGCTGAAAAGGCAGAACAGTTTGAATGGTTCCAGAAATGGGATAAAGTTCTGGATGAAAGCCAGAAACCCTTCTACAAATGGTTCACCAATGGAAAAATAAACCTGGCTTACAATGCGGTTGACCGCTGGATACACACTGATAAACGGAATCAGGTGGCTATTCTCTACGCCAATGAGAGGGGTGATGAGAAAAAACTCACCTACTACGAGCTTTACCGTGAAGTGAATAAAATGGCCAACGCCCTGAAGAATCTGGGCGTAGAAAAGGGTGACACAGTTTCCATGTACATGCCCATGTGCCCGGAACTCTTGGTCTCCATGCTGGCCTGTAACAAGATAGGGGCAGTTCACAGTGTGGTTTATTCTGGACTGAGTGTTGGTGCATTTGTGGAGCGGATGAACGATGCCAAGGCCAAAGTTCTCATAACTGCCGATGGAACCTTCCGCCGGGGTAAAGTTATAGATCTTAAAAAGATCGCAGACGAGGCCCTCTTAAAGTGCCACACCATTGAAACTACCATTGTGGTGCAGCACGCTGGAAACCCCATCCACATGTCTGAATTGAGTGGTAAGGAAATATTCTACGAAACACTCCTGGAGGGTGAACCAGATGAATGTCCAGTTGAGGAAATGGACTCTGAAGATCCCCTGTTTATACTTTACACCTCTGGTAGTACGGGAAAACCCAAAGCAGTTCTCCATACCACTGCTGGATACATGGTGGGAGTGGCTACTACCTTAAAAACCGTGTTTGACATCCATAACGGTGACCTCTGGTGGTGTACCGGAGATATTGGCTGGATCACCGGCCACAGCTACCTCATGTACGGGCCACTGCTTCTTGGGACCACCACCCTGGTATATGAAGGAGCACCAGATTACCCTGATCCCGGTATATGGTGGAAAATAGTGGAAAAATATGGGGTAACCAAGCTATATACCTCCCCTACCGCAGTTAGGCACCTTATGCGGTACGGAAGTAAATATCCAACCTTCTATAACCTTTCTTCACTGAAGATTCTGGGTAGTGTTGGTGAACCAATGAATCCTGCCGCCTGGATGTGGCTGTACAAGAACATTGGAAACGAAAAAACACCAATAATGGACACCTGGTGGCAGACTGAGACTGGAATGCACATGATCACACCCCTCCCTGTTTCTCCCCTAAAACCAGGTACACCCACCCTTCCATTCCCTGGTGTGGATATAGATGTGGTGGATAAAAATGGAAACCCGGTTCCTGTGGGAGAAGACGGATACGTGGTGGTTAAAAAACCATGGCCCGCCATGTTCCGGACCCTGTATAAAGATGAAGAACGATTCGTGAATGTTTACTGGAAAGACCTACCTGGAGGATTTTACCGTGCCGGGGACATGGCCCGAAAGGATGAAGATGGTTATATCTGGATACAGGGCCGTTCTGATGATGTACTGAAGATTGCAGGACACCGGGTTGGAACCTCGGAGGTTGAATCTGCATTCTCATCACACCCTGCTGTGGCTGAAGCAGCAGTCATTGGTAAATCAGACCCAATCAAGGGACAGGTTATAAAAGCCTTTGTAATACTCAAAGAGGATTACAAGTTAACTACCAAACTTATTAGTGAGTTACAGAGACACGTGCGTTACGAACTGGGACCGGTAGCGGTTTTAGGTGATATAACCCAGGTTGACAAGCTACCTAAAACCAGGAGTGGTAAGATCATGCGCAGGGTGCTCCGTGCCCAGGAAGAAGGAAAAGATTTGGGAGATTTGTCCACATTGGAGGAATAA
- a CDS encoding DEAD/DEAH box helicase family protein translates to MELICSANFQKKDIEAIKMAYKNPEEVIEKSMMSELENLEEGIIKDHVAALGWMIANNKLKIKIAVITDSNGIPTKENRGMFHQKVGILTDKENNMLSFSGSINESEAGWKHNIEEIKVFKGWEKDGEAYFEEDLKNFNKYWKGKADRIHLYDIPDAIKKKLIKISPLSTEEIKIDVNDVITNERGIKLWDHQNKAIQNWLGNEMNGIFEMATGTGKTFTALGCLNEFFKNENKSISIIACPYSHLIDQWIEDVKDFGFIEDIIVANSANPSWKRELNDLILDINTDIIERLIIFTTHDTLSSSKFIKTLEDSKADVFLIVDEVHGIGSNKRRLGLLEKYNFRLGLSATPTRWFDKEGTDIIMDYFKDVVFSFSLEKALTTINLATGEYYLTPYEYHPQFIELTSDELHEYEIQSSKIAKSYHLARNKKERNELMTLLLNKRQRIINNAENKYNGLITILKANPEIKHLLVYCSPQQMDKVEDILFDLDIKPSHKFTMHEGTKKDPNLGGISQRDFLLKEFSKGNYRALVAMKCLDEGVDVPAAKTAIIMSSTSNPREYIQRRGRVLRRSPNKKKAIIYDLIIMPKFNNNSSEIEGKIRKKEMQRYKEFARTAINSADCLEKLENHVYGG, encoded by the coding sequence ATGGAACTTATCTGTAGTGCGAATTTCCAAAAAAAAGATATTGAAGCCATTAAAATGGCTTATAAAAATCCTGAAGAAGTGATCGAAAAATCAATGATGTCCGAATTGGAAAATCTTGAAGAAGGGATTATTAAGGATCATGTGGCTGCTTTAGGATGGATGATTGCAAATAATAAACTTAAAATAAAAATTGCTGTAATTACTGATTCTAATGGCATTCCTACTAAAGAAAACAGGGGAATGTTCCATCAAAAGGTGGGAATACTGACTGACAAAGAAAATAACATGTTATCGTTCAGTGGTTCGATTAATGAATCGGAAGCCGGTTGGAAACATAATATTGAAGAAATTAAAGTATTCAAGGGCTGGGAAAAAGACGGAGAAGCCTATTTTGAAGAAGATTTGAAGAATTTTAATAAGTATTGGAAGGGTAAAGCAGATAGAATCCACCTTTATGATATTCCTGACGCTATTAAGAAGAAGTTAATTAAAATATCCCCACTAAGTACAGAGGAAATAAAAATAGATGTAAACGACGTTATAACAAACGAACGGGGAATTAAACTATGGGATCACCAAAATAAAGCAATTCAAAATTGGTTAGGCAACGAGATGAATGGAATATTTGAAATGGCTACGGGGACTGGTAAGACTTTTACTGCTTTAGGGTGTCTGAATGAATTTTTCAAGAATGAAAATAAATCAATTAGTATTATAGCATGCCCTTATTCACACTTGATTGATCAATGGATTGAAGATGTAAAAGATTTTGGTTTTATAGAAGATATTATAGTTGCAAATAGTGCTAATCCTTCATGGAAAAGAGAATTAAATGATTTAATTTTGGATATTAATACAGACATTATAGAAAGATTAATAATTTTCACTACTCATGATACTTTATCTTCTTCAAAATTTATTAAAACCCTCGAAGATTCAAAAGCAGATGTTTTTTTAATAGTTGACGAAGTTCATGGAATTGGTTCTAATAAACGTCGGCTTGGTTTACTCGAGAAATACAATTTTAGATTGGGTTTAAGTGCCACTCCAACTCGATGGTTTGATAAAGAAGGAACTGACATTATAATGGACTACTTTAAGGATGTAGTTTTTAGTTTTTCACTGGAAAAAGCATTAACAACTATCAATCTTGCTACGGGTGAATATTACTTGACACCATACGAATACCACCCGCAATTTATTGAACTTACTTCCGATGAACTTCATGAATATGAAATTCAATCGAGTAAAATTGCAAAATCATATCATCTCGCTCGTAACAAAAAAGAAAGAAACGAATTGATGACTTTGTTACTAAACAAACGCCAGAGAATTATTAATAATGCTGAAAATAAATATAATGGATTAATTACGATTTTAAAGGCTAATCCCGAGATTAAACATCTTCTAGTTTATTGTTCTCCACAGCAAATGGATAAAGTCGAAGATATATTATTTGATCTCGATATTAAACCATCACACAAATTCACGATGCATGAAGGAACGAAAAAAGACCCTAACCTTGGTGGAATTTCACAAAGGGATTTCTTGTTAAAAGAATTCTCAAAAGGCAATTATAGAGCTTTAGTAGCTATGAAATGTCTAGATGAAGGAGTAGATGTTCCAGCAGCAAAAACTGCCATAATCATGTCAAGTACCTCCAATCCCCGAGAATATATTCAAAGGAGAGGGAGGGTTTTAAGACGTTCCCCAAACAAAAAAAAGGCCATAATTTATGATTTAATCATTATGCCCAAATTTAATAATAATTCATCAGAAATCGAAGGAAAAATAAGAAAAAAAGAAATGCAAAGATATAAGGAATTTGCCAGGACAGCCATAAATTCCGCGGATTGTTTAGAAAAGCTTGAAAATCATGTTTATGGGGGCTAA
- a CDS encoding AAA family ATPase: MILTSLKVKNFRQYKDEVRIDFTKDPEKNFTILQGTNGAGKTTLLNAITWCLYGEELHNVTDDPIYNEIVENETERGGNFKVKVEVEALNKENDVISFKRELQFFKEQNGKIFDSIYDGNEFSIYKNNDPVSHPTLYVDSNMPKDIEEYFFFDGEKLEDYFRENTGTVIKKSVFKITQLKLLQRLINHLDERRRYFGKKVRDISPNTGAIEQQIILKEDSIATNDDLLKKAIKQRKIAEKKIKKYTNELKRVDSTDIKNLQIERERLKFEVQEADNDIDELEKEKADFLLEMAPIILAFPTLKKTLQKADKLVEKGFIPAQYKKKFLEDLIDEGKCICGTDLSENEECKKHLEDLWEKTSVLTNIGDEIGTEQASIENLLSKLNNFREKQKRIGKNLRRLKKERDDKSKRIKEISLLIKDSEIEKVNYFEEMLEENERLEKSKIREELNLESEIKSAKRIVEKLKAERDKEMQKNAELEKMKDILHFCEKSLSASKTLKDELIEDIRIRIEQTTKDQFLKLNWKESFTDVKIDDDYDVTVIRMSGRISDANGLSAGEKLALALSFMAALNEISGFDLPIIIDTPMGRLDKEIKLNIAKVLPKYLENKQITLLVTGEEYSPEFRHKLSDRVGKEYTIEVTQTKYGNKSEVVLHES, translated from the coding sequence ATGATATTGACTAGTTTAAAAGTGAAGAATTTCCGGCAATATAAAGATGAAGTAAGAATTGATTTTACCAAAGATCCTGAAAAAAACTTCACTATACTACAAGGTACTAATGGTGCTGGAAAGACAACTCTCCTAAATGCTATTACATGGTGCTTATATGGTGAAGAACTACACAATGTAACAGATGACCCGATTTATAATGAAATTGTAGAAAACGAAACCGAACGCGGGGGGAATTTTAAAGTAAAAGTGGAAGTTGAAGCATTAAACAAAGAAAATGACGTGATCAGCTTCAAAAGAGAATTACAGTTTTTTAAAGAACAAAATGGCAAAATATTTGATTCGATTTATGATGGGAATGAGTTTTCCATTTATAAAAATAATGACCCAGTTTCACATCCAACTTTGTATGTTGATTCAAACATGCCAAAAGACATAGAAGAATACTTTTTTTTTGATGGAGAAAAATTAGAAGACTATTTCCGGGAAAATACTGGTACTGTTATTAAAAAATCAGTTTTTAAAATAACTCAACTTAAACTTCTTCAAAGACTAATTAATCATTTAGATGAACGCAGAAGATACTTTGGAAAAAAAGTAAGGGATATCAGCCCAAATACTGGTGCAATAGAACAACAAATTATTTTAAAAGAAGATTCTATTGCTACAAATGACGATCTTCTTAAAAAAGCAATTAAACAACGGAAAATTGCGGAAAAAAAGATAAAAAAATACACCAATGAATTGAAAAGAGTTGATTCAACAGATATTAAAAATTTGCAAATTGAAAGGGAACGGTTAAAATTTGAAGTACAAGAAGCAGACAATGACATAGATGAATTGGAAAAAGAAAAAGCTGATTTTCTGTTGGAAATGGCTCCGATTATATTAGCATTCCCTACGCTGAAAAAAACGTTGCAGAAAGCAGATAAATTAGTAGAAAAAGGATTTATACCTGCACAATACAAGAAGAAGTTTTTAGAAGATTTGATCGATGAAGGCAAATGTATATGTGGAACAGATCTATCAGAAAATGAAGAGTGTAAGAAACACTTGGAAGATCTATGGGAAAAGACTAGTGTTTTAACAAATATCGGCGATGAAATAGGAACTGAACAGGCATCAATTGAAAACTTACTATCAAAATTAAACAATTTTAGAGAAAAACAAAAAAGAATAGGTAAAAATCTCAGACGATTGAAAAAAGAACGAGATGATAAAAGTAAACGAATCAAAGAAATAAGTCTTTTAATTAAAGATTCTGAAATAGAAAAAGTCAACTATTTCGAAGAAATGTTAGAAGAAAATGAAAGACTTGAAAAATCCAAAATAAGAGAAGAATTGAATTTGGAATCCGAAATCAAATCAGCCAAAAGAATCGTGGAAAAGTTAAAAGCAGAGCGAGATAAAGAAATGCAAAAAAATGCAGAATTGGAAAAAATGAAAGACATACTCCACTTCTGTGAAAAAAGTTTAAGTGCCTCAAAAACACTCAAAGATGAATTGATTGAAGATATTCGAATTAGAATAGAACAAACAACTAAAGACCAATTCCTTAAACTTAATTGGAAAGAATCATTCACTGATGTAAAAATTGATGATGATTATGATGTGACTGTTATTCGAATGTCCGGAAGAATTAGTGATGCAAATGGATTATCTGCTGGTGAAAAATTAGCTTTAGCACTTTCGTTTATGGCTGCTTTGAACGAAATTTCAGGTTTTGATCTGCCCATAATAATCGATACGCCAATGGGTAGATTAGACAAAGAAATTAAACTCAACATTGCAAAAGTTCTTCCGAAATATTTGGAAAATAAACAAATCACGCTTCTTGTAACTGGTGAAGAATATTCCCCTGAATTTAGACATAAATTGAGTGATAGGGTAGGTAAAGAGTACACAATTGAAGTAACACAGACTAAATATGGAAACAAATCAGAGGTCGTTTTACATGAAAGCTGA
- a CDS encoding cobalamin-dependent protein (Presence of a B(12) (cobalamin)-binding domain implies dependence on cobalamin itself, in one of its several forms, or in some unusual lineages, dependence on a cobalamin-like analog.), with amino-acid sequence MIAKKWANEGIKQVLLIEPNFPIPKKSINHKDFLPIGLLKLASYLKYNGFEVKLSRLDADFQSNFEHLELNPDMILITSLFTYWAKHVKDAVEYCRNAFPNTKIIVGGIYASFMPEDCKEYTGCDEVFIGVCEEAEKCQPDYDLVDVDYQIIHSSRGCIRKCPCCGVYEIEPKFTYKKSIKNEIIKRKLVFYDNNLLANPFIENILEELVELKKNRTILNCESQSGFDGRILVNNPHLGKLLKKAQFVNPKIAWDGEFSEADDIKKQIEILVDSGYNYKEISVFMLFNHDISFEDMEKKRIQCWKWNVQISDCRYRPLDQNYDNYNPYTKKPQSSEDYYIHPGWSDELVRAFRSNIRKQNICVRQDIRYYSADIERKRISKEDATKYKNMEFEEAKSYVKDAWNPNKAHAP; translated from the coding sequence ATGATAGCAAAAAAATGGGCGAATGAAGGAATAAAACAGGTCTTATTAATTGAACCAAATTTTCCTATTCCTAAAAAAAGTATAAATCATAAAGATTTTCTACCTATCGGTTTGCTAAAATTAGCATCTTATCTGAAGTATAATGGATTCGAAGTAAAATTGTCCAGATTAGATGCTGATTTCCAGAGTAATTTCGAACATTTAGAATTAAATCCAGATATGATATTGATAACTTCTTTGTTTACATACTGGGCAAAACATGTTAAAGATGCAGTAGAATACTGTAGAAATGCTTTTCCAAATACTAAAATTATTGTTGGGGGAATTTACGCTTCTTTTATGCCAGAAGATTGTAAAGAATATACTGGGTGTGACGAAGTCTTTATTGGTGTCTGTGAAGAAGCTGAAAAATGCCAACCTGACTATGATCTTGTTGATGTTGATTATCAAATAATTCACTCCTCTAGGGGTTGTATAAGAAAATGCCCATGTTGTGGTGTCTACGAAATTGAACCAAAATTTACTTACAAAAAGTCCATTAAAAACGAAATAATTAAACGTAAGCTAGTTTTTTATGACAACAACTTATTAGCAAATCCATTTATTGAGAACATACTTGAAGAGTTAGTTGAACTTAAAAAAAATAGGACAATATTAAATTGTGAGTCACAAAGTGGTTTTGACGGTAGAATATTAGTAAATAATCCACATTTAGGAAAATTACTTAAAAAAGCCCAATTTGTCAATCCGAAAATAGCTTGGGATGGTGAATTTTCTGAAGCGGATGACATTAAAAAACAAATCGAGATTTTAGTTGATTCTGGTTACAATTACAAGGAAATTTCTGTTTTTATGCTCTTTAATCATGATATAAGCTTTGAAGACATGGAGAAAAAGAGGATACAATGTTGGAAATGGAATGTCCAAATTTCAGATTGTAGATACCGGCCTCTAGATCAGAACTACGACAATTATAATCCTTATACGAAGAAACCACAATCAAGCGAAGATTATTACATTCATCCAGGGTGGAGTGATGAGCTTGTTAGGGCATTTAGAAGCAATATCAGAAAACAAAACATTTGCGTGAGACAAGACATCCGTTATTATTCTGCAGATATTGAAAGGAAACGAATTTCAAAAGAAGATGCTACTAAATATAAGAATATGGAGTTTGAAGAGGCTAAAAGTTATGTTAAAGATGCTTGGAATCCTAACAAGGCCCATGCACCATAA
- a CDS encoding XTP/dITP diphosphatase, translating into MSKTEHLPLTITFITGNQHKVKEAQGIFHQFDIQVEHIDLGYPEIQGELIDVARFGAKDAAMRLGRPVIVEDAGLFIKALKWFPGTYSSYVQDTLGNEGILKLMNSVEDRYAEFRSVIGYATPKTEPETFLGVVGGHIAHQEKGKHGFAYDPLFIPEGYSLTFGELTRDEKNEFSHRRRSLESFARWYKDLINSE; encoded by the coding sequence ATGTCCAAAACTGAACATCTTCCTTTGACCATAACCTTTATTACAGGTAACCAACACAAAGTAAAAGAAGCTCAAGGAATATTCCACCAGTTCGATATTCAGGTGGAACACATAGACCTTGGATACCCTGAAATACAGGGAGAGCTTATAGATGTGGCTCGCTTTGGCGCAAAAGATGCTGCCATGCGGCTGGGAAGACCAGTTATTGTTGAAGATGCGGGTCTGTTTATAAAAGCTCTTAAATGGTTTCCAGGTACCTATTCGTCATATGTGCAGGATACCTTGGGCAATGAAGGCATTTTAAAACTGATGAACAGTGTCGAAGACCGTTACGCTGAGTTCAGGTCGGTAATTGGATATGCAACACCCAAGACCGAGCCCGAGACTTTTTTAGGTGTAGTCGGTGGACATATAGCACATCAGGAAAAAGGAAAGCATGGTTTCGCTTACGATCCACTTTTCATACCAGAAGGATACAGCCTGACCTTTGGTGAACTCACACGAGATGAGAAGAATGAATTCTCCCATCGCCGCAGGTCACTGGAAAGTTTCGCCCGTTGGTATAAAGATCTCATAAACAGTGAATAA
- a CDS encoding 30S ribosomal protein S15, with protein sequence MAAKPDWVEYTTEEIEEIILKLRKEGKSTSVIGVILRDQYGIPDVKSVTDMKITKILEKHDQGEEYPEDLMNLIRKAVNIRDHLKENPKDLHTKRGLQLVESRIRRLVKYYTREGVLPEGWRYDPQKAALLVK encoded by the coding sequence ATGGCAGCAAAGCCGGATTGGGTTGAATATACAACCGAAGAAATAGAAGAAATTATATTAAAACTGAGAAAAGAAGGAAAATCAACCAGTGTCATTGGAGTTATATTAAGAGATCAGTACGGAATTCCTGATGTTAAAAGTGTAACCGATATGAAGATAACCAAGATCCTGGAAAAACACGACCAAGGAGAAGAATACCCTGAGGATCTGATGAACCTCATCCGTAAGGCAGTAAACATCCGGGACCACCTTAAAGAAAACCCAAAGGACCTGCACACCAAAAGGGGTCTACAGTTAGTTGAATCCAGAATCAGGAGACTAGTAAAATACTACACCCGAGAAGGAGTCCTCCCTGAAGGATGGAGATATGACCCTCAAAAAGCAGCATTACTTGTTAAATAG
- a CDS encoding DHH family phosphoesterase — MTLKKQHYLLNRAEEACTLLKEHLDQDHVVRVISHNDADGISAAGVICNAISQEGGKFHVTMVPRLNEETLDRLSSEKYKLFFFCDMGSGYVKRIGRLRGQAVIADHHQTMDSDGDDEESLVHVNPHLFGLDGTRDVSASGVTYLTVKPLEKVALSGLALVGAFGDMQYADGFTGVNQTILKEATESGVVTEHEDLKISSKDDPLYKALAHTFKPAIPEISGNLEKSQAFLEKIGISYGIKFTDLANEEKDFLTEHLTKMNPKVFDTVYSMPKEDPALRNLENYAEILDACGKNKNYAVGLSICLGERESAISQGMEFLSKYRDSLIRGISWISREGAQEMDYVQYLYTEDKENKKIMGTLASLGIDLKILTPEKPVITLSRMHNLIKISGRTTLEMTQRGVNLGFALEQAAKSFNGAGGGHNIAAGAVVPYKELENFKNLVNDIVSTQVT; from the coding sequence ATGACCCTCAAAAAGCAGCATTACTTGTTAAATAGAGCTGAAGAAGCTTGCACGCTCCTGAAGGAGCACCTTGATCAGGATCATGTGGTGAGAGTTATCTCCCACAATGATGCTGATGGTATATCGGCAGCAGGAGTTATCTGCAACGCCATCTCCCAGGAAGGCGGGAAATTCCATGTTACCATGGTCCCCCGCCTTAATGAGGAAACCCTGGATCGGCTTTCCAGCGAGAAATACAAACTATTCTTTTTCTGTGACATGGGCAGTGGCTACGTGAAGAGGATTGGCCGGCTCAGGGGCCAGGCTGTAATCGCCGACCACCACCAGACCATGGACAGTGATGGAGATGATGAGGAAAGCCTGGTACACGTGAACCCCCACCTGTTCGGACTGGACGGGACCCGGGATGTAAGTGCATCTGGAGTGACCTATCTCACTGTGAAACCCCTTGAAAAAGTTGCGCTATCTGGACTAGCCCTGGTTGGTGCTTTTGGAGATATGCAGTATGCTGATGGGTTTACTGGTGTGAACCAGACCATACTCAAAGAGGCAACTGAATCCGGAGTGGTTACAGAACACGAGGATCTGAAAATATCCTCCAAAGATGACCCGCTTTACAAAGCCCTGGCTCACACATTCAAACCAGCAATCCCTGAAATCTCCGGAAACCTGGAGAAAAGTCAGGCTTTCCTGGAAAAGATTGGAATATCATACGGTATTAAATTCACAGATCTGGCCAATGAAGAGAAGGATTTCCTCACCGAGCACCTGACTAAAATGAATCCCAAGGTGTTTGACACCGTGTACAGCATGCCTAAAGAAGACCCTGCACTCCGCAATCTGGAAAACTATGCTGAGATCCTGGATGCATGTGGTAAAAACAAGAACTACGCTGTGGGTCTGAGTATCTGTCTCGGTGAACGGGAATCAGCCATAAGCCAGGGAATGGAATTTTTAAGCAAATACCGGGACTCTCTGATTAGAGGTATAAGCTGGATTTCCCGAGAGGGTGCCCAGGAAATGGATTATGTGCAGTACCTTTACACTGAAGATAAGGAAAATAAAAAGATCATGGGGACTTTAGCCTCTTTAGGTATTGATCTTAAGATTTTAACCCCTGAAAAACCAGTTATAACCCTGTCCCGCATGCACAATCTGATTAAAATTTCAGGCCGCACCACACTGGAAATGACCCAGCGAGGAGTAAACCTGGGTTTTGCACTTGAACAGGCAGCTAAAAGCTTTAACGGTGCTGGCGGAGGACATAATATCGCTGCAGGCGCAGTGGTACCTTACAAGGAACTGGAAAACTTCAAAAACCTGGTAAATGATATTGTGAGCACACAGGTCACTTAA